One window of the Lactococcus lactis genome contains the following:
- a CDS encoding ABC transporter permease — protein sequence MRNKNSLGKVYLTFVLILLYAPIFYLIFYSFNSGSDMSKFTGFTLDNFKTLFADSRLILIVVQTFFLAFLSSLIATVIGTIGALNLVKFKRRRRETLLGLNNVLMVSPDVVIGASFLILFTIVGMKLGFMSVLLSHIAFSIPIVVLMVMPLYQEMDSSLIDAANDLGANSSQIMREITLPYLTPGIIAGFFMAFTYSLDDFAVTFFVTGNDFTTLSVEIYSRARAGISLEINALSTLVFLFSILLVIGYYYIMRDSETVGKSSNLT from the coding sequence TTGCGAAATAAAAATTCACTTGGTAAAGTTTACCTCACCTTTGTCCTCATCCTTTTATATGCACCTATTTTTTACCTTATTTTTTACTCATTCAACTCCGGAAGTGATATGAGCAAATTTACAGGTTTCACATTAGATAATTTCAAAACGTTATTTGCTGACAGTCGTCTAATTCTGATTGTTGTTCAAACTTTCTTTCTCGCCTTTTTAAGCTCACTGATTGCTACAGTTATTGGAACAATTGGTGCTTTGAACCTTGTTAAATTCAAGAGAAGACGTCGTGAAACTTTACTGGGCTTAAATAATGTCTTAATGGTTTCCCCAGACGTTGTCATCGGTGCTTCCTTCCTGATTTTATTTACAATTGTTGGAATGAAACTTGGTTTTATGTCTGTTTTACTCAGTCATATTGCCTTCTCTATCCCTATTGTTGTTCTGATGGTAATGCCGCTTTATCAAGAAATGGATAGTTCACTCATTGATGCCGCAAATGATTTAGGGGCAAATTCAAGCCAAATAATGCGTGAAATTACCCTGCCCTATTTAACACCAGGAATTATTGCTGGTTTCTTTATGGCATTTACTTATTCTTTAGATGATTTTGCTGTCACTTTCTTTGTCACAGGAAATGATTTCACAACCCTATCAGTTGAAATCTATTCCAGAGCTCGCGCCGGAATTTCTTTAGAAATTAATGCCCTTTCTACTCTTGTATTTCTCTTTTCAATTCTATTAGTTATAGGCTATTATTATATTATGAGAGATTCAGAAACTGTTGGAAAATCTTCAAATCTGACTTAA
- a CDS encoding Rgg/GadR/MutR family transcriptional regulator, producing MGNKTGKIFSILREAKHLTLREVTANEFSLAQESKFERGETSLTIDKFLLLLQNTQLSLDEFQDFYDNYSLSENYTFHDELREAHRIKDLNQIKKWLHYWKEKSEKNSDKKYFKLNYIVSKVSLASTAGGNPTKDDIDVLMSYLDLVEQWGRYEIWVFSVCQHYLDDNMLDYYGTEIFDKSSYYKNVHQNQQMVIRTMLNLADTWLNRKKLEKALVCLNRVKTIGIPIEFFEEAITLRYLEGHYLHLLEDPKGKLMMQDCAKDIEKYGYTQAAQELYEEIYDLGEL from the coding sequence ATGGGAAATAAAACTGGCAAGATATTTTCGATTCTTAGAGAGGCGAAGCACTTAACACTTAGAGAAGTGACGGCAAATGAATTCTCTTTGGCTCAGGAATCAAAGTTTGAACGTGGAGAAACCTCACTCACGATTGATAAATTTTTACTTTTGCTCCAAAACACTCAACTCTCGTTAGATGAATTTCAAGATTTTTATGATAATTATTCCTTGTCTGAAAACTATACTTTTCATGATGAGCTTCGAGAAGCACATCGTATCAAAGACTTGAATCAAATCAAAAAATGGTTGCATTATTGGAAAGAGAAATCAGAAAAAAATTCGGATAAAAAATATTTCAAATTAAATTACATTGTATCTAAGGTATCACTCGCTTCTACTGCTGGTGGGAACCCCACCAAAGATGATATTGATGTTTTGATGAGTTATTTGGATTTAGTAGAACAGTGGGGGAGGTATGAAATTTGGGTGTTCAGTGTTTGTCAGCATTATCTTGACGATAATATGTTGGATTATTATGGTACAGAAATATTTGATAAGTCAAGTTACTATAAAAATGTTCACCAGAACCAACAAATGGTCATTCGGACAATGTTGAATCTTGCAGACACCTGGCTTAATCGAAAAAAATTAGAGAAGGCATTGGTTTGTCTTAATCGTGTTAAGACAATTGGAATACCGATTGAGTTTTTTGAAGAAGCCATTACATTAAGATATTTGGAAGGACATTATCTCCATCTATTGGAGGACCCAAAAGGGAAACTAATGATGCAAGATTGTGCTAAAGACATCGAAAAATATGGATATACTCAAGCAGCTCAGGAGCTTTATGAAGAGATTTACGATTTAGGAGAATTGTAA
- the murB gene encoding UDP-N-acetylmuramate dehydrogenase — protein MIKETDLENIPDLLVKFNEPLSKYTYTKVGGPADILAFPATIEALTELLVKAKSTDTAVTVLGNASNLIVRDGGIRGLVILLEKLESVKVAGYTIEAQAGAKLKEVTQVAQANSLTGFEFACGIPGSIGGAVFMNAGAYGGEISQVLVSCKVMDTDGNISVLTASEMQFGYRHSVIRDKNLVVLSAKFELQAGDPTQIQNEMNRLNFLRESKQPLEYPSCGSVFKRPVGHFAGQLIQEANLQGVRIGGVEVSKKHAGFMVNVANGNATDYEKLIAHVIDKVKENSGVTLEPEVRIIGEK, from the coding sequence ATGATAAAAGAAACTGACCTTGAAAATATCCCAGATTTGCTGGTTAAATTTAATGAACCATTATCAAAATATACCTATACAAAAGTAGGTGGACCAGCAGATATCTTAGCTTTTCCAGCTACAATTGAAGCACTGACAGAATTATTAGTTAAAGCAAAATCAACTGACACAGCAGTTACTGTGCTTGGAAATGCTTCAAATTTGATTGTGCGTGATGGTGGAATTCGTGGCCTTGTGATTTTACTTGAAAAATTAGAGTCAGTAAAAGTGGCTGGCTATACGATTGAAGCTCAAGCTGGTGCAAAATTAAAAGAAGTAACACAAGTGGCACAAGCAAATTCACTGACAGGTTTTGAATTTGCCTGCGGAATTCCAGGTTCAATTGGTGGTGCTGTTTTCATGAATGCTGGAGCTTATGGTGGCGAAATTTCTCAAGTTTTGGTAAGTTGCAAAGTTATGGATACTGACGGAAACATTTCGGTTCTGACTGCAAGTGAAATGCAATTTGGCTACCGTCATTCTGTCATTCGTGACAAAAATTTGGTTGTTTTGTCAGCAAAATTTGAACTCCAAGCAGGTGATCCGACTCAAATTCAAAATGAAATGAATCGACTCAATTTCCTGCGTGAAAGTAAACAACCCTTGGAATATCCAAGTTGCGGTTCAGTTTTCAAACGCCCAGTCGGTCATTTTGCGGGACAATTAATCCAAGAAGCTAATCTACAAGGCGTACGCATTGGCGGTGTTGAAGTTAGCAAAAAACATGCAGGTTTCATGGTTAATGTTGCAAATGGAAATGCGACAGATTATGAAAAACTTATCGCACATGTTATTGATAAAGTGAAAGAAAACTCAGGGGTCACTCTTGAACCTGAAGTTAGAATAATCGGTGAAAAATAA
- a CDS encoding B12-binding domain-containing radical SAM protein translates to MMKSMLIFPPGWDPRGPYLSLPVLKAYLQQNNQEVLIRDENVEFYDFFFSEQFFKRMSRETSTLKKSIYFNSTLHIQEAKDVIRSKDSKSWQRKFAWNVLSNLNYLAGKVYKGFEIDFNSMHFKYSHDSTSEIMKALSDRAANPLIEYFEKDCSTIEEIKNQEIEYIGFSVTGNTQLIPTLTMCKAIKELCPSVKHIQLGGNFITRISSLIGNLHPFWNYIDSMLLYDGEENLSSFLQQLENNKDYSNIPNLYYLDDHRNLKRNEIVESKTINSLPPDFDGFDFSKYFTDNLWIPIYTSRACVNKCTFCTIPNASGGKFRHMPAKKVVENMEVVKEKYGISHFSFVDETFLMPKMKQIAKLLIDNEQKDISWYCETRFSKLLTADTTQILRKGGCSNIQFGLESYNQRVLDLMDKNIDIAWIEPNIINCFEAGISVHLFFMTGFPTETLEEAKNTYHFANEMILKSKKDYGLPYSTKGFGTFGLEVGAGVYEKPEVFNIEILEPADDEDLRLSRDYNIHEGLTSDEAKQLVSTMRSSKISLQTSFDAQQFDIEFPKSILPSEIDLINEREKRAAERSYKVYGFCFENESLKINRYVSLIIDEETQMTLLYNVKHGIFLSYPTSDLQIGNAKITFALDNIKSDLAYYDFLELENSQEKYSTMDEIFEGKYKLCLNDYFFEHYNSTDLLIYNKMFKEVIQTNVLGHELLKYFTISHKIQEWYAEITRSGLNLPVEKLEKLIVDALESKVLKVMI, encoded by the coding sequence ATGATGAAGTCAATGTTAATTTTTCCGCCAGGTTGGGATCCACGGGGGCCCTATTTATCTTTGCCTGTATTAAAAGCCTATCTTCAACAAAATAATCAAGAGGTTTTAATTCGTGATGAAAATGTTGAATTTTATGACTTTTTCTTCTCAGAACAGTTTTTCAAGCGGATGAGTAGAGAAACTTCAACTCTAAAAAAGAGTATTTATTTCAATTCAACATTACATATCCAAGAAGCAAAAGATGTAATACGCTCAAAAGATTCAAAGTCTTGGCAAAGAAAGTTTGCTTGGAATGTTTTATCCAATTTGAATTATCTTGCAGGAAAAGTTTATAAAGGATTCGAAATCGATTTTAACAGCATGCATTTCAAATATTCGCACGATTCCACTTCAGAGATAATGAAAGCATTATCAGATAGAGCAGCCAATCCACTCATTGAATATTTTGAAAAGGATTGTTCAACCATTGAAGAAATTAAAAATCAAGAGATTGAATATATTGGTTTCTCTGTCACAGGAAATACCCAACTCATTCCAACTTTAACAATGTGTAAGGCAATTAAAGAATTATGTCCAAGCGTAAAACACATTCAGTTAGGCGGTAATTTTATTACTCGTATTTCATCACTTATTGGTAATCTACATCCTTTTTGGAACTACATTGACTCTATGCTTCTTTATGATGGTGAAGAAAACTTATCATCTTTTTTACAGCAGTTGGAAAACAATAAAGATTACTCAAACATTCCTAATCTATATTATTTGGATGATCATAGAAATTTGAAACGAAATGAGATCGTAGAGTCTAAAACAATAAATAGCTTACCGCCAGATTTTGATGGATTTGATTTTTCCAAATACTTCACAGATAATCTATGGATTCCCATTTATACCTCAAGAGCTTGCGTAAATAAGTGTACCTTCTGTACAATTCCTAACGCTTCAGGGGGGAAATTTAGACATATGCCTGCTAAAAAAGTCGTAGAAAACATGGAAGTTGTGAAGGAAAAATACGGCATTTCTCATTTTTCATTTGTAGATGAAACATTTCTTATGCCTAAAATGAAGCAAATTGCAAAGTTATTGATTGACAATGAGCAGAAAGACATTTCATGGTATTGCGAAACCCGCTTTTCAAAGTTGCTTACCGCAGATACGACACAAATCTTGAGAAAAGGGGGATGTTCTAATATTCAATTTGGGCTTGAATCTTATAATCAAAGGGTACTGGACCTGATGGATAAAAATATTGATATTGCTTGGATTGAACCCAATATTATAAATTGTTTTGAAGCAGGAATTTCGGTTCACCTCTTTTTTATGACAGGATTTCCGACAGAAACCTTAGAAGAAGCAAAGAATACCTATCATTTTGCAAATGAAATGATTTTGAAATCCAAAAAGGATTATGGCCTTCCTTATTCTACAAAGGGATTTGGCACGTTTGGACTTGAAGTGGGCGCAGGCGTTTATGAGAAACCCGAAGTATTTAATATTGAAATTTTAGAACCAGCTGATGATGAAGATTTAAGGCTCTCTCGGGATTATAATATTCACGAAGGCTTGACATCAGATGAGGCCAAACAACTTGTGAGCACGATGCGTAGCTCTAAAATTTCTCTGCAAACCTCTTTTGATGCTCAACAATTTGATATTGAATTCCCTAAGTCTATTCTCCCATCAGAAATTGATTTAATCAACGAACGTGAAAAAAGGGCAGCAGAACGTTCTTATAAGGTTTATGGATTCTGTTTTGAGAATGAAAGTCTTAAAATAAATCGCTATGTTAGCTTGATTATAGATGAAGAAACGCAGATGACTCTTTTGTATAATGTTAAGCATGGAATATTTCTTTCTTATCCTACTTCAGATTTGCAGATAGGAAATGCTAAGATTACCTTTGCTTTAGATAATATTAAATCAGATTTAGCCTATTATGATTTTTTGGAACTTGAAAATTCACAAGAAAAATATTCTACTATGGATGAAATTTTTGAAGGAAAATATAAATTATGCCTGAACGATTATTTTTTTGAGCACTATAATTCAACGGATTTGTTGATATACAACAAGATGTTTAAGGAAGTGATACAGACTAATGTTTTGGGGCATGAGTTATTAAAATACTTCACGATTTCGCATAAGATTCAGGAATGGTATGCTGAGATAACACGCTCAGGCTTAAATTTACCTGTTGAAAAGTTAGAAAAACTGATCGTGGACGCTTTGGAATCAAAGGTATTGAAAGTCATGATATGA
- a CDS encoding ABC transporter substrate-binding protein has protein sequence MKKLSYFFVGILIITASLGLITNRMKAADGVKTQNNSLTIFNWGEYIDPDLISKFQKETGYKVNYMTFDSNEAMYSKVKQGGTAYDLIVPSDYMIEKMAKENLLIKLDHSKIKGLKDDDPKLLNPAFDQGNHYSVPYFWGTLGIVYNSKTVTRPPKTWNDIWSPTYKNSILLTDSVRDVMAMVLSKHGYSLNTTNQKELDIAYQDLLKLTPNVKAILGDEIMNYMINNETPLAVVYSGQAAEMTSENKNLKYVIPERTNIWYDNLAIPKTAKNVKAAYAFINFMQEPKNAAQNAQWIGYATPNLKAKALLPKEIRDNKSFYPDEATIKDDEAYKNLNPYWTGIYNDLYLEFKMNK, from the coding sequence TTGAAAAAATTATCATACTTCTTTGTAGGAATTTTGATTATTACTGCCTCGTTAGGGCTGATTACTAATAGAATGAAAGCTGCTGATGGAGTCAAAACTCAAAATAATAGCCTGACCATTTTTAACTGGGGAGAGTATATCGACCCAGACTTGATTAGTAAATTTCAAAAAGAAACAGGTTATAAAGTAAACTATATGACCTTTGATTCCAATGAAGCCATGTATTCAAAAGTCAAACAAGGAGGAACAGCTTATGACCTGATTGTTCCTTCCGATTACATGATTGAAAAAATGGCCAAAGAAAATTTGCTCATTAAGCTAGACCATAGTAAGATTAAAGGTTTAAAAGATGATGACCCTAAACTCCTAAATCCGGCTTTTGACCAAGGAAATCACTATTCTGTTCCATACTTCTGGGGAACATTAGGGATTGTTTATAATTCAAAAACAGTAACAAGGCCACCAAAAACGTGGAATGATATCTGGTCACCAACTTACAAAAACTCAATTTTACTGACAGACAGTGTGCGTGACGTTATGGCAATGGTCCTTAGTAAACATGGATATTCATTAAATACAACCAACCAAAAAGAGCTAGATATAGCTTATCAAGATCTTCTAAAACTTACGCCAAATGTAAAAGCAATTCTGGGTGATGAAATCATGAATTACATGATTAATAATGAAACACCTTTGGCCGTTGTTTATAGCGGACAAGCAGCAGAAATGACCTCTGAAAATAAAAATTTGAAATACGTTATCCCCGAGCGAACAAATATTTGGTATGACAATTTAGCCATTCCAAAAACAGCTAAAAACGTCAAAGCAGCTTACGCATTTATCAATTTCATGCAAGAACCCAAAAATGCAGCCCAAAATGCGCAGTGGATTGGTTATGCAACCCCAAATTTGAAAGCCAAAGCCCTCTTACCCAAAGAAATTCGAGATAATAAATCCTTTTATCCAGATGAAGCAACCATCAAAGACGATGAAGCCTACAAAAACCTTAATCCATATTGGACTGGAATTTATAATGATTTATATTTAGAATTTAAGATGAATAAATAA
- a CDS encoding MFS transporter, whose translation MSKIKYLFISRCLSEFAGAILPVVFPLFILKTTHSLSLSGLFFTITMLPSVLLTPAMGVWIEKYEKKKVTFFSVLTLAILCSIESMLLKFGRYDFIYLVCFAILVAIFSMMLDLSSKVLFTELVDESELEKYNGIRSILDNLSVFGAPMLGTLVYGVFGFSSVILILAILYVLAAVVIAFIPLESKNGGNDQIVEESFVQKFRIGLHFIRTEKAILKYFLLIMALNFFVASSEEVTNPGIAIQKYHLPTSIFGLVSIAFSIGVILSGIFIAKNSKIEFRKHISKLFVLNSLVMVLIGFSSVFLISFNAFVFFGLMLFFEVLLGFITILVNVPMTSFFQSQVPLNIQSRFFALLSFSANLIVPLGILYTGFLASAIGADVTYIINNILVIVIVCFAFWKEIGRGFRAFLLKKWKMSK comes from the coding sequence TTGTCTAAAATTAAATATTTGTTTATTTCTCGCTGCTTATCTGAGTTTGCAGGAGCAATATTACCCGTAGTATTCCCGTTATTCATTTTGAAAACAACCCATTCTTTAAGTCTTTCGGGTTTATTTTTTACGATTACAATGTTACCGAGTGTTTTGCTTACTCCAGCTATGGGAGTGTGGATTGAAAAATATGAAAAGAAGAAAGTAACATTCTTTTCAGTTTTGACTCTTGCAATCTTATGTAGTATTGAGTCTATGCTCTTAAAGTTTGGGCGTTATGACTTTATTTATCTTGTTTGTTTTGCAATCTTAGTTGCAATTTTTTCTATGATGCTTGATTTATCTTCAAAAGTTCTATTTACTGAACTTGTTGATGAATCAGAATTAGAAAAATATAATGGTATTAGAAGTATCTTAGATAACCTTTCTGTTTTCGGTGCACCGATGCTTGGAACCTTGGTGTATGGAGTGTTCGGTTTCTCAAGTGTTATTTTAATTTTAGCTATACTTTATGTTTTGGCAGCTGTGGTCATTGCGTTTATTCCATTGGAAAGTAAGAACGGAGGAAATGATCAAATTGTTGAAGAAAGTTTTGTCCAGAAATTTAGGATAGGTCTTCATTTTATTCGGACAGAAAAAGCGATATTAAAATATTTTTTGCTCATTATGGCACTTAACTTTTTTGTTGCTTCATCAGAAGAAGTGACGAACCCAGGGATTGCCATTCAAAAATATCATCTTCCAACTTCTATTTTTGGACTGGTGTCAATTGCCTTTTCAATAGGTGTAATATTATCAGGGATTTTCATTGCTAAAAACTCAAAAATTGAGTTCAGAAAGCATATTTCCAAACTCTTCGTGCTAAACAGTTTGGTCATGGTTTTAATTGGATTTTCATCAGTTTTTTTAATCTCTTTTAATGCTTTTGTTTTCTTTGGACTAATGCTTTTCTTTGAAGTGTTACTTGGGTTTATTACAATTTTAGTGAATGTACCAATGACGTCTTTTTTTCAGAGCCAAGTTCCCCTAAATATTCAAAGTCGATTTTTTGCTCTCCTTTCTTTTTCTGCAAATTTGATCGTCCCTCTTGGAATCCTGTACACAGGATTTTTAGCATCAGCTATTGGAGCCGATGTCACATATATCATCAATAATATTTTAGTTATAGTAATTGTATGTTTTGCATTTTGGAAAGAAATAGGAAGAGGCTTTCGTGCATTTCTGTTGAAAAAATGGAAAATGTCGAAATGA
- a CDS encoding ABC transporter ATP-binding protein: MSKTIIEFKNVSKTYADTDTTVLKDISFELEEGKFYTLLGASGSGKSTILNIIAGLLDATDGDVILDNKRINDLPANKRNVHTIFQSYALFPNMNVFDNVAFALKIKGVDKKEIAKRVSESLKLVRLDGFEKRSITKLSGGQKQRVAIARAIIDRPKVLLLDESLSALDMKLRKDMQYELRELQQSLGITFIFVTHDQEEALAMSDWVFIMNEGEIVQSGTPTDIYDEPINHFVADFIGESNILNGRMIEDYLVEFNGQKFEAVDGGMRKNEPIEVVIRPEDIWFTLPDEGKFNVKVDTQLFRGVHYEIVAYDEFNNEWLIHSTHKAIVGETVGLDFDPEAIHIMRLNETEEEFDARIEEYVEEEETVGLANAVEEENAEEEAAIQEAVKEALENTMELTELAETVNEILQKQENESESENKESGANK; the protein is encoded by the coding sequence ATGTCAAAAACAATTATCGAATTTAAAAATGTCAGTAAAACTTATGCTGACACTGATACAACCGTTCTTAAAGATATTTCATTTGAACTAGAAGAGGGAAAATTTTATACTCTTTTAGGCGCATCAGGTTCAGGAAAATCAACAATTTTAAATATTATTGCTGGGCTTCTTGATGCAACCGATGGTGATGTTATTCTTGATAATAAAAGAATTAATGACTTACCCGCAAATAAACGAAATGTTCATACTATTTTTCAATCCTATGCTCTTTTTCCAAATATGAACGTTTTTGATAACGTCGCTTTCGCTCTTAAAATTAAAGGGGTAGATAAAAAGGAAATTGCCAAGCGCGTCTCTGAGAGTTTAAAACTCGTGCGTTTAGACGGCTTTGAAAAGCGTTCAATTACTAAATTATCAGGAGGGCAAAAACAAAGGGTAGCTATTGCCCGTGCCATAATTGATCGCCCTAAAGTTCTCTTACTTGATGAATCTCTTTCAGCACTTGATATGAAACTCAGAAAAGATATGCAATATGAATTAAGAGAGTTACAACAAAGTCTTGGAATTACATTTATCTTTGTTACGCATGACCAAGAAGAAGCGCTAGCAATGTCTGATTGGGTCTTCATCATGAATGAAGGCGAAATTGTGCAATCAGGGACTCCAACTGATATTTATGATGAACCAATTAATCATTTTGTTGCTGATTTCATTGGAGAATCAAACATTCTAAACGGAAGAATGATTGAAGACTATCTCGTTGAATTTAATGGTCAGAAATTTGAAGCTGTTGATGGTGGGATGCGTAAAAATGAACCAATTGAGGTTGTTATTCGCCCTGAAGATATCTGGTTTACACTGCCTGACGAAGGTAAATTCAATGTAAAAGTAGATACTCAACTCTTTCGTGGCGTCCATTATGAAATTGTAGCCTACGATGAATTTAATAACGAATGGCTCATTCATTCAACGCATAAAGCCATTGTTGGAGAAACAGTTGGACTCGATTTTGACCCAGAAGCCATTCACATCATGCGTCTTAATGAAACAGAAGAAGAATTTGACGCACGTATTGAAGAATATGTTGAAGAAGAAGAAACTGTCGGTTTAGCTAATGCTGTCGAAGAAGAAAATGCCGAAGAAGAAGCTGCCATTCAAGAAGCCGTTAAAGAAGCGCTTGAAAACACGATGGAATTGACAGAACTTGCTGAAACAGTGAATGAAATTTTACAAAAGCAAGAGAATGAATCTGAGTCAGAAAATAAAGAAAGTGGGGCCAATAAGTGA
- a CDS encoding ABC transporter permease codes for MTKRIYSVPYFLWILFFVIVPLAMLLWQSFFDLNGHFTLNNYILYFSSGTYLLMTWNSILYALIITVATLVISYPVAYVLTKLKMKQFWLMLIILPTWVNLLLKAYAFIGIFGKYGSVNNFLQFLGIGRTQILFTDLSFILVASYISIPFMVLPIFNALNDLDDNLVNASADLGASRFQTFTQVIWPLSLNGVRAGVQAVFIPSLSLFMLTRLIGGNKVITLGTAVEEHFLTTQNWGMGSTIAVVLVVAMLIVMRMTKERRD; via the coding sequence GTGACCAAAAGAATTTATTCTGTTCCCTATTTTCTCTGGATTCTTTTCTTTGTTATCGTCCCTTTGGCCATGCTTTTATGGCAATCATTTTTTGATTTAAATGGTCACTTTACCCTTAACAATTATATCCTCTATTTTTCTAGCGGAACTTACCTCTTAATGACATGGAACTCTATTCTCTACGCACTGATTATTACTGTAGCAACCCTTGTCATCTCCTACCCCGTAGCTTATGTTTTGACCAAACTAAAAATGAAACAATTTTGGCTCATGCTTATTATTTTACCTACATGGGTTAACTTGTTACTCAAAGCCTATGCCTTTATTGGAATTTTTGGTAAATATGGTTCAGTTAATAACTTTTTACAGTTTTTGGGAATTGGACGGACACAGATTCTATTTACTGACCTAAGTTTTATTTTGGTCGCATCATATATTTCCATTCCCTTTATGGTTTTACCAATTTTTAATGCTTTAAATGATTTAGATGATAATTTGGTAAATGCGAGTGCCGATTTAGGCGCCTCACGTTTCCAAACTTTTACTCAAGTGATTTGGCCACTTTCACTAAACGGTGTCAGAGCTGGAGTGCAGGCTGTCTTTATTCCCAGTTTGTCACTCTTCATGTTGACGCGTTTAATCGGTGGGAATAAAGTCATCACACTCGGTACGGCCGTTGAAGAACACTTCCTAACGACACAAAACTGGGGAATGGGTTCAACCATTGCTGTTGTTTTAGTTGTAGCCATGTTGATTGTCATGAGAATGACGAAAGAAAGGAGAGATTGA
- a CDS encoding DUF4430 domain-containing protein, which produces MKKIVKNLQVIVALVFALLMLSACFTSKSELPRNTSNAHSNKENTVTVIIEGKSKRYQVKKGTTLLSFAISQLNAKEHEGFITSVGNLRQNTKESIYLMFDINGKRSVIGAEGVKIINGEKIRFYLEKY; this is translated from the coding sequence ATGAAAAAAATAGTTAAAAATCTCCAAGTGATAGTCGCTCTAGTTTTTGCATTGTTGATGTTATCAGCTTGTTTCACCTCAAAGAGTGAACTGCCAAGAAATACGTCAAATGCACACTCAAATAAAGAGAACACAGTTACTGTAATAATTGAGGGAAAATCAAAGCGTTATCAAGTAAAAAAAGGCACTACCTTACTTTCATTTGCAATCTCTCAGTTGAATGCAAAAGAGCACGAGGGCTTTATTACCTCTGTCGGTAATTTAAGGCAGAATACAAAAGAATCAATTTATTTAATGTTTGATATAAATGGAAAAAGATCAGTGATTGGCGCAGAGGGCGTTAAAATAATAAATGGTGAAAAAATCAGATTTTATTTGGAAAAATACTAA